The proteins below are encoded in one region of Lytechinus pictus isolate F3 Inbred chromosome 11, Lp3.0, whole genome shotgun sequence:
- the LOC129271130 gene encoding mitogen-activated protein kinase kinase kinase 1-like isoform X1, protein MEKTGEQRPHKSRSKRGESGAESTREREGSSSGSGAIRKSRRRSGERSRSRNRRRSGSSGSQKSPTDDGGSVAKHLPGNSTSVEPKQNGSSSDKEMRRMSKLDDPLEKNAIREKLRAKPGVRREGGDTPRMKGPMVARPLSSPSPVEGSSSASSTPPPPPVSSSSSATRRPRSLLPQRSQSPSSHGKESPFTKQVVNRVASPTSPRLPRHRGYVSPSGSRPGSPTSGHRRAPSPNNESLFTLAVGVLKKRVERALHARLFLLTQSGPNSFLIGGDSPDHKYKVTIGSQNCNCGKGPFCVHLLFVMLRVFKVAEDDNLLWNRTLKNYEVELLFAKYEAMKKKKLKQSPSQSSQRSRRSSQSPSTSHLPRPSSPCPSTGSSDQREDEDLCPICLLDMVEGESLVECKNGCHNKLHHHCVAIWEGECQRQQEPMVCPLCRAIWADCTHEDQEAGAPSTAHSSAEQGPVEEEAGVLESSRLQTYQQKKEGWKEAFDDSLVEGMFSRDWGIRENTLHSLSQQLSSKLKDDRDSRENEPHDVEMCEQCFQGDVITMESGFEMVAMACSDPVYKVYVAALRVLRTLLMCSHCSTEDQQAQLRSWLQPVMSAILVKSADGNRRTAQLSVSAMFELARGDSGELAVSKELSCSNCIGLGSLDYILSCLISDIQISVSESSKHILGCLCVLERVFSDFPERFIITDNDSEVEKDSKIECLVSIATCVSSYLNSSHSRMCKIAKKISVIVAKILVADVSGFARICDMMRTLESREVGSRMMRRLQKILDEYEGAQDAAREREDAAVNGDDEGGMVDGERDRRQNGMQCQNVPCATKNADGSSRRDENARTPSRPSLRDNARDCFQNRTPSSEQTTVSDLSDISASPTTPCDNPICFKSEVASSPKKRMAAFSYPLPGVGSKNCKDEVEAEEAEALAIAMEASMHTQGALPCVPGLRTEKAGDVIIKIDHKNSSEETDGVVSPRSKQYMESVNWTKGSILGTGAFSSCYMARDVKTGTLMAVKQISFCRNNAEDQEETMEEIIKEIKLMATFDHPHIVRLMGATQHEGHFNVFVEWMPGGAVSTLLRDFGAFSNAVTVKYIHQVCLGLAYLHDNRVIHRDLKGANLLMDSTGHHLRIADLGTAAKMNADITRTDEFKGQFLGTISFMAPEVLRGEPYGRSCDIWSVGCCIIEMCTTKPPWNDAAISNHYQLLFKIASANGPPPIPESLSPALRDIALRCLEATPKARPGIMELLKHAAFTQINR, encoded by the exons ATGGAAAAAACAGGAGAACAAAGACCTCACAAATCGCGATCAAAACGTGGCGAATCTGGAGCTGAAAGTACGCGGGAACGAGAAGGCTCAAGTTCTGGATCGGGGGCCATTCGCAAGTCTCGCCGAAGGTCGGGGGAGCGATCACGTTCTCGCAATAGGAGGAGGAGTGGAAGCTCGGGTTCTCAGAAATCACCGACTGATGATGGGGGCTCTGTCGCCAAACATCTCCCGGGAAACTCTACTTCAGTTGAGCCTAAACAAAATgg TTCATCATCAGATAAAGAGATGAGGCGAATGTCCAAACTTGACGACCCCCTTGAGAAGAATGCTATCAGAGAGAAGCTCAGGGCCAAACCAGGGGTGCGGAGAGAGGGAGGTGATACACCAAGAATGAAAGGACCAATG GTTGCAAGACCActttcatcaccatcaccagtAGAAGGGTCTTCATCAGCCTCTTccaccccaccaccaccaccggtatcatcatcctcatcagcAACAAGGAGACCAAGATCATTGCTACCTCAGagatcacaatcaccatcatcacatgGCAAGGAGTCACCATTCACAAAACAG GTTGTAAACAGAGTTGCTTCTCCTACGTCACCCAGACTTCCAAGACACAGGGGATATGTATCTCCCTCG GGTTCTCGACCAGGCTCTCCAACAAGTGGCCACAGGAGGGCGCCATCACCAAACAACGAATCCTTATTCACACTCGCAGTTGGTGTTTTGAAGAAACGTGTAGAGAGGGCGCTCCATGCGAGATTATTCCTTCTTACTCAGAGCGGTCCTAATTCATTCCTCATTGGTGGAGATTCACCAGATCACAAATACAAGGTCACAATCGGCTCACAG AATTGCAACTGTGGAAAAGGGCCCTTCTGTGTTCACCTGCTGTTTGTGATGCTGCGAGTTTTCAAAGTGGCTGAAGATGACAATTTATTGTGGAACAGGACCCTGAAAAATTATGAG GTTGAGTTGTTATTTGCCAAATACGAAgctatgaagaagaagaaactaAAGCAGTCTCCGAGCCAATCAAGCCAAAGGTCACGGAGGTCATCTCAAAGTCCATCTACCTCTCATCTTCCCAGACCAAGTTCTCCGTGCCCATCTACAGGCAGCAGCGACCAGAG GGAAGATGAAGATCTGTGTCCTATTTGCCTGTTGGATATGGTGGAGGGAGAGAGTCTAGTGGAATGCAAGAATGGTTGCCACAACAAGCTACACCACCACTGTGTTGCAATAT GGGAAGGAGAGTGTCAGAGACAGCAGGAGCCTATGGTTTGCCCCCTCTGCCGAGCCATCTGGGCCGATTGCACCCACGAAGACCAGGAAGCGGGGGCGCCATCCACCGCCCATTCCTCCGCAGAGCAGGGACCGGTAGAAGAGGAGGCAGGTGTCTTGGAAAGCAGTAGACTTCAGACTTACCAGCagaagaaagagggatggaAAGAG gcgttTGATGACAGCCTTGTCGAAGGTATGTTCTCCCGCGACTGGGGAATCCGTGAGAACACTCTCCACTCCCTGAGCCAGCAGCTGTCGTCCAAGCTGAAAGACGACCGGGACAGCAGAGAGAACGAACCCCACGATGTTGAGATGTGTGAACAGTGTTTCCAAGGAGATGTGATCACCATGGAGTCTGGTTTTGAAATGGTTGCCATGGCATGCTCTGATCCTGTATACAAAGTGTATGTGGCAGCATTG CGAGTACTGCGAACACTCTTGATGTGTTCACACTGTAGTACTGAGGACCAGCAAGCCCAGCTGAGATCTTGGTTACAGCCTGTCATGTCTGCAATCTTGGTCAAAAGTGCAGATGGCAACAG ACGCACAGCTCAGTTATCGGTGTCGGCCATGTTTGAACTTGCCAGAGGAGATTCTGGAGAGCTTGCAGTCAGCAAAGAACTCTCTTGCTCAA ATTGTATAGGACTTGGCAGTCTGGATTATATCCTTTCGTGTCTCATCAGTGACATCCAGATCAGTGTGAGTGAATCATCAAAGCACATTCTAGGATGTCTCTGTGTTCTAGAAAGAGTCTTCTCCGACTTCCCGGAGCGCTTTATCATCACCGACAATGATTCTGAAGTGGAGAAGGACAGCAAGATCGAGTGTTTGGTCTCCATAGCGACCTGTGTCTCCTCCTACCTCAATAGCAGCCATTCTAGGATGTGCAAGATTGCCAAGAAGATATCGGTCATCGTGGCGAAGATCTTGGTAGCGGATGTCTCAGGGTTTGCCAGGATTTGTGACATGATGAGGACGTTGGAATCGCGGGAGGTTGGAAGCCGGATGATGCGCCGCCTCCAGAAGATCCTTGATGAGTATGAAGGTGCACAGGATGCAGCGAGGGAGAGAGAGGATGCTGCTGTGAACGGTGATGATGAAGGAGGAATGGTTGATGGTGAGAGAGACAGGAGACAGAACGGAATGCAATGCCAGAATGTACCTTGTGCCACAAAAAATGCCGATGGATCCTCTAGAAGAGATGAAAATGCAAGGACTCCATCGAGACCATCTCTACGAGACAATGCAAGAGATTGCTTTCAAAATAGAACTCCCAGCAGTGAACAAACAACCGTCAGCGACCTCTCGGACATATCGGCTTCTCCGACCACACCCTGCGATAACCCCATCTGCTTCAAGTCCGAAGTGGCCTCGTCACCGAAGAAGAGAATGGCAGCATTCAGTTACCCGCTGCCTGGTGTTGGCTCCAAGAACTGCAAGGATGAGGTTGAGGCAGAAGAAGCTGAGGCTTTAGCTATTGCCATGGAAGCATCCATGCATACCCAAGGTGCATTGCCTTGTGTCCCTGGTTTGAGGACAGAGAAGGCTGGAGACGTCATCATCAAGATAGATCACAAG AACTCGTCAGAGGAGACTGATGGTGTTGTTAGTCCGAGATCAAAGCAATACATGGAGTCTGTCAACTGGACGAAGGGCAGCATCTTGGGTACAGGTGCATTCTCATCATGCTACATGGCGAGGGACGTCAAGACAGGAACATTAATGGCTGTAAAACAG ATCTCATTCTGTCGGAACAATGCTGAGGACCAGGAAGAGACTATGGAGGAGATCATCAAAGAGATCAAGCTCATGGCGACCTTCGACCACCCTCACATTGTTCGCCTCATGGGGGCGACACAGCACGAGGGTCACTTCAACGTCTTTGTGGAATGGATGCCTGGTGGAGCGGTGTCTACACTACTTAGGGACTTCGGTGCCTTCAGTAATGCCGTGACCGTGAAGTATATACATCAAGTCTGTCTTGGACTGGCTTATCTCCATGACAACAGGGTCATCCATCGTGACCTCAAAG GGGCAAACTTGCTAATGGATAGCACTGGCCACCACCTGAGGATAGCAGACCTGGGCACTGCAGCCAAGATGAATGCTGACATTACACGCACTGATGAATTCAAAGGTCAATTCCTAGGCACCATCTCCTTCATGGCTCCCGag GTATTGAGAGGGGAGCCGTATGGTCGTAGCTGTGATATCTGGAGCGTCGGGTGCTGTATCATTGAGATGTGTACAACTAAACCACCGTGGAACGATGCAGCAATATCCAACCATTATCAACTTCTATTCAAG ATTGCAAGTGCTAATGGACCTCCTCCAATCCCAGAATCGTTGTCTCCAGCCCTTCGTGATATCGCTCTTCGTTGCCTTGAAGCTACACCAAAAGCTCGACCTGGCATCATGGAGCTTTTGAAGCATGCAGCCTTTACTCAGATCAATAGATGA
- the LOC129272079 gene encoding uncharacterized protein LOC129272079, with the protein MLRPKHIKPMRLNTLRGCLCEWCQNTHFKVITINAFLDIAHAELPTDHHFFGARHGKGPSDGESAVVKQKASMAVCTSTARIPNALLLYKFAKEELTRNDGPCMPFRREFYIPLSDINHERPGPVKAVKDTRKIACVKNGGGPLELFHRTLSCFCIPCMTTNGDDLNKDYVSKWTSTQLLLPDNTPVKPSAVGEKNNPGAMQTSSTADTSQLASVSTTTSGTSPDELAEEAVSEENLCSGSAVHETLSQRGFLCIVQRRTDQMHCSLPK; encoded by the exons ATGCTACGCCCAAAGCACATTAAGCCCATGCGGTTGAACACATTGAGGGGCTGCTTGTGTGAATGGTGTCAAAACACACACTTCAAAGTGATCACGATCAATGCCTTCTTAGATATCGCCCATGCAGAGCTCCCAACAGATCACCATTTCTTTGGTGCAAGGCACGGAAAGGGGCCTTCCGATGGAGAAAGTGCTGTAGTGAAACAGAAAGCCTCAATGGCAGTTTGTACTTCAACTGCAAGAATACCCAATGCTTTGTTACTATATAAATTTGCCAAAGAGGAACTAACTCGCAATGATGGCCCTTGCATGCCGTTTAGGAGAGAATTCTACATTCCTTTGAGTGACATCAACCATGAAAGACCAGGCCCAGTCAAAGCTGTCAAAGACACACGGAAAATTGCCTGTGTGAAGAATGGTGGAGGTCCATTAGAGTTGTTCCACAGGACATTGTCATGCTTTTGTATTCCTTGCATGACAACAAATGGAGATGATTTGAACAAGGATTATGTGAGCAAGTGGACCTCAACTCAGCTTCTACTCCCAGACAACACACCAGTAAAACCTTCTGCTGTGGGTGAAAAGAACAATCCTGGTGCCATGCAGACCTCATCAACCGCTGACACATCGCAGTTGGCATCAGTGAGTACTACCACCTCGGGAACCTCACCAGATGAACTTGCTGAGGAAGCTGTATCAGAAg AAAACCTGTGTTCTGGATCTGCAGTGCATGAGACTTTGTCACAGAGAGGGTTCCTGTGTATCGTGCAACGAAGAACAGATCAGATGCATTGTTCATTGCCCAA GTAG
- the LOC129271130 gene encoding mitogen-activated protein kinase kinase kinase 1-like isoform X2, with translation MRRMSKLDDPLEKNAIREKLRAKPGVRREGGDTPRMKGPMVARPLSSPSPVEGSSSASSTPPPPPVSSSSSATRRPRSLLPQRSQSPSSHGKESPFTKQVVNRVASPTSPRLPRHRGYVSPSGSRPGSPTSGHRRAPSPNNESLFTLAVGVLKKRVERALHARLFLLTQSGPNSFLIGGDSPDHKYKVTIGSQNCNCGKGPFCVHLLFVMLRVFKVAEDDNLLWNRTLKNYEVELLFAKYEAMKKKKLKQSPSQSSQRSRRSSQSPSTSHLPRPSSPCPSTGSSDQREDEDLCPICLLDMVEGESLVECKNGCHNKLHHHCVAIWEGECQRQQEPMVCPLCRAIWADCTHEDQEAGAPSTAHSSAEQGPVEEEAGVLESSRLQTYQQKKEGWKEAFDDSLVEGMFSRDWGIRENTLHSLSQQLSSKLKDDRDSRENEPHDVEMCEQCFQGDVITMESGFEMVAMACSDPVYKVYVAALRVLRTLLMCSHCSTEDQQAQLRSWLQPVMSAILVKSADGNRRTAQLSVSAMFELARGDSGELAVSKELSCSNCIGLGSLDYILSCLISDIQISVSESSKHILGCLCVLERVFSDFPERFIITDNDSEVEKDSKIECLVSIATCVSSYLNSSHSRMCKIAKKISVIVAKILVADVSGFARICDMMRTLESREVGSRMMRRLQKILDEYEGAQDAAREREDAAVNGDDEGGMVDGERDRRQNGMQCQNVPCATKNADGSSRRDENARTPSRPSLRDNARDCFQNRTPSSEQTTVSDLSDISASPTTPCDNPICFKSEVASSPKKRMAAFSYPLPGVGSKNCKDEVEAEEAEALAIAMEASMHTQGALPCVPGLRTEKAGDVIIKIDHKNSSEETDGVVSPRSKQYMESVNWTKGSILGTGAFSSCYMARDVKTGTLMAVKQISFCRNNAEDQEETMEEIIKEIKLMATFDHPHIVRLMGATQHEGHFNVFVEWMPGGAVSTLLRDFGAFSNAVTVKYIHQVCLGLAYLHDNRVIHRDLKGANLLMDSTGHHLRIADLGTAAKMNADITRTDEFKGQFLGTISFMAPEVLRGEPYGRSCDIWSVGCCIIEMCTTKPPWNDAAISNHYQLLFKIASANGPPPIPESLSPALRDIALRCLEATPKARPGIMELLKHAAFTQINR, from the exons ATGAGGCGAATGTCCAAACTTGACGACCCCCTTGAGAAGAATGCTATCAGAGAGAAGCTCAGGGCCAAACCAGGGGTGCGGAGAGAGGGAGGTGATACACCAAGAATGAAAGGACCAATG GTTGCAAGACCActttcatcaccatcaccagtAGAAGGGTCTTCATCAGCCTCTTccaccccaccaccaccaccggtatcatcatcctcatcagcAACAAGGAGACCAAGATCATTGCTACCTCAGagatcacaatcaccatcatcacatgGCAAGGAGTCACCATTCACAAAACAG GTTGTAAACAGAGTTGCTTCTCCTACGTCACCCAGACTTCCAAGACACAGGGGATATGTATCTCCCTCG GGTTCTCGACCAGGCTCTCCAACAAGTGGCCACAGGAGGGCGCCATCACCAAACAACGAATCCTTATTCACACTCGCAGTTGGTGTTTTGAAGAAACGTGTAGAGAGGGCGCTCCATGCGAGATTATTCCTTCTTACTCAGAGCGGTCCTAATTCATTCCTCATTGGTGGAGATTCACCAGATCACAAATACAAGGTCACAATCGGCTCACAG AATTGCAACTGTGGAAAAGGGCCCTTCTGTGTTCACCTGCTGTTTGTGATGCTGCGAGTTTTCAAAGTGGCTGAAGATGACAATTTATTGTGGAACAGGACCCTGAAAAATTATGAG GTTGAGTTGTTATTTGCCAAATACGAAgctatgaagaagaagaaactaAAGCAGTCTCCGAGCCAATCAAGCCAAAGGTCACGGAGGTCATCTCAAAGTCCATCTACCTCTCATCTTCCCAGACCAAGTTCTCCGTGCCCATCTACAGGCAGCAGCGACCAGAG GGAAGATGAAGATCTGTGTCCTATTTGCCTGTTGGATATGGTGGAGGGAGAGAGTCTAGTGGAATGCAAGAATGGTTGCCACAACAAGCTACACCACCACTGTGTTGCAATAT GGGAAGGAGAGTGTCAGAGACAGCAGGAGCCTATGGTTTGCCCCCTCTGCCGAGCCATCTGGGCCGATTGCACCCACGAAGACCAGGAAGCGGGGGCGCCATCCACCGCCCATTCCTCCGCAGAGCAGGGACCGGTAGAAGAGGAGGCAGGTGTCTTGGAAAGCAGTAGACTTCAGACTTACCAGCagaagaaagagggatggaAAGAG gcgttTGATGACAGCCTTGTCGAAGGTATGTTCTCCCGCGACTGGGGAATCCGTGAGAACACTCTCCACTCCCTGAGCCAGCAGCTGTCGTCCAAGCTGAAAGACGACCGGGACAGCAGAGAGAACGAACCCCACGATGTTGAGATGTGTGAACAGTGTTTCCAAGGAGATGTGATCACCATGGAGTCTGGTTTTGAAATGGTTGCCATGGCATGCTCTGATCCTGTATACAAAGTGTATGTGGCAGCATTG CGAGTACTGCGAACACTCTTGATGTGTTCACACTGTAGTACTGAGGACCAGCAAGCCCAGCTGAGATCTTGGTTACAGCCTGTCATGTCTGCAATCTTGGTCAAAAGTGCAGATGGCAACAG ACGCACAGCTCAGTTATCGGTGTCGGCCATGTTTGAACTTGCCAGAGGAGATTCTGGAGAGCTTGCAGTCAGCAAAGAACTCTCTTGCTCAA ATTGTATAGGACTTGGCAGTCTGGATTATATCCTTTCGTGTCTCATCAGTGACATCCAGATCAGTGTGAGTGAATCATCAAAGCACATTCTAGGATGTCTCTGTGTTCTAGAAAGAGTCTTCTCCGACTTCCCGGAGCGCTTTATCATCACCGACAATGATTCTGAAGTGGAGAAGGACAGCAAGATCGAGTGTTTGGTCTCCATAGCGACCTGTGTCTCCTCCTACCTCAATAGCAGCCATTCTAGGATGTGCAAGATTGCCAAGAAGATATCGGTCATCGTGGCGAAGATCTTGGTAGCGGATGTCTCAGGGTTTGCCAGGATTTGTGACATGATGAGGACGTTGGAATCGCGGGAGGTTGGAAGCCGGATGATGCGCCGCCTCCAGAAGATCCTTGATGAGTATGAAGGTGCACAGGATGCAGCGAGGGAGAGAGAGGATGCTGCTGTGAACGGTGATGATGAAGGAGGAATGGTTGATGGTGAGAGAGACAGGAGACAGAACGGAATGCAATGCCAGAATGTACCTTGTGCCACAAAAAATGCCGATGGATCCTCTAGAAGAGATGAAAATGCAAGGACTCCATCGAGACCATCTCTACGAGACAATGCAAGAGATTGCTTTCAAAATAGAACTCCCAGCAGTGAACAAACAACCGTCAGCGACCTCTCGGACATATCGGCTTCTCCGACCACACCCTGCGATAACCCCATCTGCTTCAAGTCCGAAGTGGCCTCGTCACCGAAGAAGAGAATGGCAGCATTCAGTTACCCGCTGCCTGGTGTTGGCTCCAAGAACTGCAAGGATGAGGTTGAGGCAGAAGAAGCTGAGGCTTTAGCTATTGCCATGGAAGCATCCATGCATACCCAAGGTGCATTGCCTTGTGTCCCTGGTTTGAGGACAGAGAAGGCTGGAGACGTCATCATCAAGATAGATCACAAG AACTCGTCAGAGGAGACTGATGGTGTTGTTAGTCCGAGATCAAAGCAATACATGGAGTCTGTCAACTGGACGAAGGGCAGCATCTTGGGTACAGGTGCATTCTCATCATGCTACATGGCGAGGGACGTCAAGACAGGAACATTAATGGCTGTAAAACAG ATCTCATTCTGTCGGAACAATGCTGAGGACCAGGAAGAGACTATGGAGGAGATCATCAAAGAGATCAAGCTCATGGCGACCTTCGACCACCCTCACATTGTTCGCCTCATGGGGGCGACACAGCACGAGGGTCACTTCAACGTCTTTGTGGAATGGATGCCTGGTGGAGCGGTGTCTACACTACTTAGGGACTTCGGTGCCTTCAGTAATGCCGTGACCGTGAAGTATATACATCAAGTCTGTCTTGGACTGGCTTATCTCCATGACAACAGGGTCATCCATCGTGACCTCAAAG GGGCAAACTTGCTAATGGATAGCACTGGCCACCACCTGAGGATAGCAGACCTGGGCACTGCAGCCAAGATGAATGCTGACATTACACGCACTGATGAATTCAAAGGTCAATTCCTAGGCACCATCTCCTTCATGGCTCCCGag GTATTGAGAGGGGAGCCGTATGGTCGTAGCTGTGATATCTGGAGCGTCGGGTGCTGTATCATTGAGATGTGTACAACTAAACCACCGTGGAACGATGCAGCAATATCCAACCATTATCAACTTCTATTCAAG ATTGCAAGTGCTAATGGACCTCCTCCAATCCCAGAATCGTTGTCTCCAGCCCTTCGTGATATCGCTCTTCGTTGCCTTGAAGCTACACCAAAAGCTCGACCTGGCATCATGGAGCTTTTGAAGCATGCAGCCTTTACTCAGATCAATAGATGA